The following coding sequences are from one Methanonatronarchaeum thermophilum window:
- a CDS encoding ABC transporter ATP-binding protein, producing the protein MAINQNQNDIEIKNLNKTYNQKKPIKALQNVNLTIKQGEFTCLVGPSGCGKSTLLRIIAGLEQPTKGKTLIQGKPIKKPTPKTGLVFQEYTLFPWRTVTQNIEFGLEIQNTPKKQRKKIAKQYTKLVGLQGFEDNYPHQLSGGMKQRVSIARTLANNPTVLLMDEPFGALDAQTRNQMQKELLKIWQKTKKTILFVTHNVDEAVYLADKITIMTQRPGTIKNTIKINLPRERDRTSPQFNNYRTQILNQIQTNTNQKKPTK; encoded by the coding sequence ATGGCAATAAACCAAAACCAAAACGACATAGAAATCAAAAACCTCAACAAAACATACAACCAAAAAAAACCCATAAAAGCCCTACAAAACGTCAACCTAACAATCAAACAAGGAGAATTCACCTGCCTAGTCGGACCCAGCGGATGCGGAAAATCAACACTACTAAGAATAATAGCAGGCCTAGAACAACCAACCAAAGGAAAAACACTCATACAAGGAAAACCCATAAAAAAACCAACACCAAAAACAGGACTAGTATTCCAAGAATACACACTATTCCCATGGAGAACCGTAACACAAAACATAGAATTCGGCCTCGAAATACAAAACACACCAAAAAAACAAAGGAAAAAAATAGCCAAACAATACACCAAACTAGTCGGACTGCAAGGATTCGAAGACAACTACCCACACCAACTAAGCGGAGGAATGAAACAAAGAGTATCAATAGCAAGAACACTAGCAAACAACCCAACCGTACTACTAATGGACGAACCATTCGGAGCACTAGACGCACAAACAAGAAACCAAATGCAAAAAGAACTACTCAAAATATGGCAAAAAACAAAAAAAACCATCCTATTCGTAACACACAACGTCGACGAAGCAGTATACCTAGCAGACAAAATCACAATAATGACACAAAGACCAGGAACAATCAAAAACACAATAAAAATAAACCTACCAAGAGAAAGAGACAGAACAAGCCCACAATTCAACAACTACCGAACACAAATACTCAACCAAATCCAAACAAACACAAACCAAAAAAAACCAACAAAATAA
- a CDS encoding DUF2284 domain-containing protein encodes MSLDVGFLDGVHGDYRVFDAGLIVVEDWVRMRCRFGCSSYGRFFSCPPFTPSVEETRALVGEYDWAVMLFFRDLDPGVETSSEGHYFQEQIKGVHEKMLEVERQAFLNGFYKAFAFWGLPCGFCNECTVNNNSGDDNVGCSKDVCRHPGKVRPTIEGCGIDAFQTAERIGIDLEILLDPSDKTTIYSILLLD; translated from the coding sequence ATGTCGTTGGATGTTGGTTTTTTGGATGGTGTGCATGGGGATTATCGTGTGTTTGATGCTGGTTTGATTGTTGTTGAGGATTGGGTTAGGATGCGGTGTCGGTTTGGTTGTAGTTCTTATGGTAGGTTTTTTAGTTGTCCTCCTTTTACTCCGTCTGTTGAGGAGACTCGTGCGTTGGTTGGTGAGTATGATTGGGCGGTTATGTTGTTTTTTAGGGATTTGGATCCTGGTGTGGAGACTTCTAGTGAGGGTCATTATTTTCAGGAGCAGATTAAGGGTGTTCATGAGAAGATGTTGGAGGTGGAGCGTCAGGCTTTTTTAAATGGTTTTTATAAGGCATTTGCTTTTTGGGGATTGCCTTGTGGGTTCTGCAATGAATGCACAGTGAACAATAACTCTGGAGATGATAATGTTGGTTGTAGTAAGGATGTTTGTAGGCATCCCGGTAAAGTACGTCCAACTATTGAGGGATGTGGAATCGATGCATTTCAAACGGCAGAAAGAATCGGGATAGATCTTGAGATACTGCTTGACCCTAGTGACAAAACAACAATCTACTCAATACTACTCCTAGACTAA
- a CDS encoding ABC transporter permease translates to MEINKIKTTILQQTKKFRSPLLKTLSILLLILVWHVLVTTARAGIYDIPGFGISSLPTPIETWHGFIDSLFTQQIGPITRYGTILHISYSLGRVLIAFMIALTIGIPLGLAIGYSPTANNMFNPSVHLIRNIPPIAWIPIAIFLIGIGWLRPIFIVFIGVIFPLILNTVYGVQSVDKRLIEIAKTLGASKLQILQKVIIPSALPSIVNGMKIGIGIGWMTIVAAEMLIESRIGIGYFIWERGRIGQYPQMVAGMIMTGIVGLTISKAIEETKNKVIKWQ, encoded by the coding sequence ATGGAGATTAATAAAATAAAAACAACAATACTACAACAAACAAAAAAATTTAGGTCGCCCCTACTGAAAACACTGTCAATACTACTATTAATTCTTGTTTGGCATGTTTTAGTAACAACAGCTAGAGCAGGAATCTACGATATCCCTGGCTTTGGAATATCAAGCCTCCCAACACCAATAGAAACATGGCATGGATTCATAGACTCCCTGTTCACACAACAAATAGGCCCAATAACCCGATACGGAACAATACTACACATCAGCTACAGCCTAGGCCGAGTACTAATCGCATTCATGATCGCACTAACAATAGGAATACCCCTAGGCTTAGCAATAGGATACTCACCCACAGCCAACAACATGTTCAACCCCTCCGTACACCTAATCAGAAACATACCACCAATAGCCTGGATACCAATAGCAATATTCCTAATCGGAATCGGATGGCTAAGACCCATATTCATAGTCTTCATAGGCGTAATATTCCCACTAATACTAAACACAGTATACGGAGTACAATCAGTAGACAAACGACTAATAGAAATCGCAAAAACACTAGGAGCCAGCAAACTCCAAATACTCCAAAAAGTAATAATACCAAGCGCACTACCCTCCATCGTAAACGGAATGAAAATAGGCATCGGAATCGGATGGATGACAATAGTCGCAGCAGAAATGCTAATAGAATCAAGAATAGGCATCGGATACTTCATCTGGGAACGCGGAAGAATAGGACAATACCCACAAATGGTAGCAGGAATGATAATGACCGGAATAGTCGGACTAACAATCAGCAAAGCAATAGAAGAAACAAAAAACAAAGTGATAAAATGGCAATAA
- a CDS encoding methylamine methyltransferase corrinoid protein reductive activase, giving the protein MSSDFGISVDIGTSGVRAQAVDLGRSKVVSTAITMNHPIPGANVMDHLSFSIERGGDCAHNLIIGTVNKLVGLLDIDTRDVNRVAVCGNPIQLSIFEDIEIRDLAFAGESAIRRRDIRSPDRDGKVVSSVDVGLELGTDADVYIPPAIKHEVGADALAMMVKTDFLERDEPTLVTDYGTNAEMAIKTGDDEIYSGSAAAGPAMEGQHIYRGMLASPGAISDVDPKSWRSIVLDDDLNPQLGDIVDPETGEIMDRGEMHDMAKGITGTGVIAAISSGLESGLIKRPNFTTPDGKIYLQDKIPITEKDFLEASKAFGAIRAGHMTLLKATDTEQEDLHNMYMSGASGTYVDARKAQNVGLVPPSVNEIHQVGNTSLKLATDLLMDPEEIDRLQEIADSIRAKHIMFAESKTFEKIFIQELAYWQEGMPFKMYNDFLERSNISRLPTKVKKAEIYEKVDRDIIEIGEKGLKILKRIGGIIQKEFEGCTGCQKCVKSCPEKAITVKETPTSHSIELETAKCLGHGCLRCERECPQNVLKITKMDLKPFNKETTCPE; this is encoded by the coding sequence ATGAGTAGTGATTTTGGTATTAGTGTTGATATTGGGACTAGTGGTGTTAGGGCGCAGGCTGTTGATCTTGGTAGGTCTAAGGTGGTTTCTACGGCTATTACTATGAATCATCCGATTCCTGGTGCGAATGTTATGGATCATCTTTCTTTTAGTATTGAGCGTGGTGGTGATTGTGCTCATAACCTGATTATTGGTACTGTTAATAAGTTGGTTGGTTTGTTGGATATTGATACGCGTGATGTAAATCGGGTTGCTGTTTGTGGTAATCCGATTCAGTTGTCTATTTTTGAGGATATTGAGATTCGGGATCTTGCTTTTGCTGGTGAGAGTGCTATTAGGCGTCGTGATATTAGGTCTCCTGATAGGGATGGTAAGGTTGTTTCGTCTGTTGATGTTGGTTTGGAGTTGGGTACTGATGCGGATGTGTATATTCCGCCTGCTATTAAGCATGAGGTTGGTGCTGATGCGCTTGCTATGATGGTTAAGACTGATTTTTTAGAGCGTGATGAACCTACGTTGGTTACTGATTATGGTACTAATGCTGAGATGGCTATTAAGACTGGTGATGATGAGATTTATAGTGGTAGTGCGGCTGCTGGACCTGCTATGGAGGGTCAGCATATCTATCGTGGTATGTTGGCGAGTCCTGGTGCGATATCTGATGTAGATCCGAAGTCTTGGCGTTCAATTGTGTTGGATGATGATTTGAATCCACAGCTTGGAGATATAGTTGACCCTGAAACCGGTGAAATCATGGATAGAGGGGAGATGCATGACATGGCTAAGGGTATTACAGGTACAGGTGTTATAGCCGCTATATCAAGTGGTTTAGAGAGTGGGTTGATAAAGAGACCAAACTTCACCACCCCAGATGGAAAGATCTATCTCCAGGATAAAATCCCAATCACTGAGAAAGATTTTTTGGAGGCTAGTAAGGCGTTTGGTGCTATCAGAGCAGGCCACATGACCTTGTTGAAAGCTACAGATACCGAGCAGGAAGACCTGCACAACATGTATATGAGTGGTGCAAGCGGTACATACGTAGATGCAAGGAAGGCACAAAACGTTGGTTTGGTACCACCAAGCGTTAATGAAATACATCAGGTCGGTAACACATCCCTTAAATTAGCAACAGACCTGTTAATGGATCCAGAAGAAATCGATCGACTACAAGAAATCGCCGACTCAATACGAGCAAAACACATAATGTTCGCAGAAAGCAAGACATTTGAAAAAATCTTTATCCAAGAACTAGCCTACTGGCAAGAAGGAATGCCATTCAAAATGTACAACGACTTCCTAGAACGAAGCAACATCTCCCGCCTACCAACAAAAGTAAAAAAAGCAGAAATATACGAAAAAGTCGACAGAGACATCATAGAAATAGGAGAAAAAGGCCTAAAAATCCTAAAACGAATCGGCGGAATAATCCAAAAAGAATTCGAAGGATGCACCGGATGCCAAAAATGCGTCAAAAGCTGTCCAGAAAAAGCCATAACAGTAAAAGAAACCCCCACCAGCCATTCAATCGAACTAGAAACAGCAAAATGCCTAGGACACGGATGCCTAAGATGCGAACGAGAATGCCCACAAAACGTCCTAAAAATCACAAAAATGGACCTAAAACCATTCAACAAAGAAACAACCTGCCCCGAATAA
- a CDS encoding ABC transporter substrate-binding protein codes for MKYYIKTLTTTTLLITIILLIHTTGCITTTDINVVDRDGQSMIDELKAGSIHGFIGWEPYNSQAVHEGHGKILFQSGEIWPNHPCCILAYNNNWYTKTGEETADNILKRMTWTHIHATNWVNEAKNPTHQNHTTLIQQSKDFTERQQEVIQLALPNIKYTHQLNQTDITTFLQKQLELEIYDKHKWKATNYQTAENYANNLTTHKYLDWAIQHKDKTPQQIKQLTDNQTHTINVGYLIQDLHQITYITAHELQLYQQVGLNVQHAAGTPYANGAELMRQGIYDNKVDIAYLGIAPAATHTINTDAKITIIAGVNTEGSALITKENINAIQDLNNKKVAVPGTGTVQEFILILAAEKTGLTL; via the coding sequence ATGAAGTATTACATCAAAACCCTAACAACAACCACACTACTGATAACAATAATACTACTAATACACACAACCGGCTGCATAACAACCACAGACATAAACGTCGTGGACAGAGACGGACAATCAATGATCGACGAACTCAAAGCAGGAAGCATACACGGATTCATCGGTTGGGAACCATACAACTCACAAGCAGTACACGAAGGCCACGGCAAAATACTATTCCAATCCGGAGAAATATGGCCAAACCACCCATGCTGCATACTAGCCTACAACAACAACTGGTACACAAAAACAGGAGAAGAAACAGCAGACAACATACTCAAAAGAATGACATGGACACACATACACGCCACAAACTGGGTCAACGAAGCCAAAAACCCAACACACCAAAACCACACCACACTGATACAACAATCAAAAGACTTCACAGAAAGACAACAAGAAGTAATCCAGCTCGCACTACCCAACATAAAATACACACACCAACTCAACCAAACCGACATAACAACATTCCTACAAAAACAACTTGAACTAGAGATATACGACAAACACAAATGGAAAGCCACCAACTACCAAACCGCAGAAAACTACGCAAACAACCTAACAACCCACAAATACCTAGATTGGGCCATACAACACAAAGACAAAACACCACAACAAATCAAACAACTAACAGACAACCAAACCCACACAATAAACGTAGGCTACCTAATACAAGACCTCCACCAAATAACATACATAACAGCCCACGAACTACAGCTATACCAACAAGTCGGACTAAACGTCCAACACGCAGCAGGAACACCATACGCAAACGGCGCAGAACTAATGAGACAAGGAATATACGACAACAAAGTAGACATAGCCTACCTCGGAATAGCACCAGCAGCAACACACACAATAAACACCGACGCCAAAATAACAATAATCGCAGGCGTAAACACAGAAGGCAGCGCACTAATAACCAAGGAAAATATTAACGCAATACAAGACCTAAATAATAAAAAAGTCGCAGTACCAGGCACAGGAACAGTACAAGAATTCATACTAATACTAGCCGCCGAAAAAACAGGACTAACACTCTAA
- the tes gene encoding tetraether lipid synthase Tes, with translation MLPKKTKSICPECKEVVEAEIRPVNGEVHLFKECSEHGEFSDVYWSDREMFERFNEYCYDGRGVNNPQTVVDHGCPSDCGLCPEHKSHTSLANIDLTNRCNLSCSFCFAHAEARGYVYEPSYETIVEMLRALRKEEPVPTPAVQFSGGEPTLREDLPKIVEKAKEMGFKQVQIATNGIKLGTDPELAKTLKEKELSTAYLHFDGLTEDVEPYLNIKKKAIQNCRKAGLGLVLVPTVIKGKNDDQLFKLIEFAAKNVDIIRGVNFQPIAFTGAASDEKERKNKRFTIPDLTKKLEQQSNQEIKQNDFYPVPSVIPISKVVEAFTEKPQVEFSSHPHCGAATYLFIHNNKITPINRFVDVKKFFQTLNNLANEIETGILFRMSDHLGNGRASKMSENIGKTKAVTKALRRINKTIDKQKQPEGLNFGQKIKRIFKEQNYDAVGDFHWDTLFIGTMHFQDNYNYDLQRTKRCVIHYATPDGQIIPFCAYNSGPTYRQKIEQKHSTPLKKWKEQKGEIEKYQEEKPECSQMKN, from the coding sequence TTGCTCCCTAAGAAAACTAAGTCTATCTGTCCGGAATGTAAGGAAGTTGTTGAAGCGGAAATTAGGCCAGTTAATGGTGAGGTTCATTTGTTTAAGGAGTGTTCTGAGCACGGTGAGTTTAGCGATGTTTATTGGTCTGATCGTGAGATGTTTGAGAGGTTTAATGAGTATTGTTATGATGGTCGGGGTGTTAACAATCCGCAGACTGTAGTGGATCATGGTTGTCCAAGTGATTGTGGTTTGTGTCCTGAGCATAAGAGCCATACTTCTCTTGCGAACATAGATCTCACCAATAGATGTAATCTTAGCTGTAGTTTTTGTTTTGCTCATGCTGAGGCTAGGGGGTATGTGTATGAACCTAGTTATGAAACGATTGTTGAGATGTTGAGGGCTTTACGTAAGGAAGAGCCGGTGCCGACACCTGCAGTACAGTTCTCTGGTGGAGAGCCGACTCTTAGAGAAGACCTACCCAAAATCGTTGAGAAAGCTAAAGAGATGGGTTTCAAACAGGTTCAGATCGCAACAAACGGAATAAAACTAGGAACAGATCCAGAGCTGGCTAAAACATTGAAAGAGAAAGAGTTGAGTACCGCATACCTACATTTCGATGGTTTAACAGAAGACGTAGAGCCATACCTAAACATAAAAAAGAAAGCAATCCAAAACTGCAGAAAGGCGGGTCTCGGCCTCGTGTTGGTGCCAACCGTAATAAAAGGCAAAAACGACGACCAACTATTCAAATTAATAGAGTTCGCAGCTAAAAACGTAGACATAATACGAGGAGTCAACTTCCAGCCAATAGCGTTCACAGGCGCAGCATCAGACGAAAAAGAACGCAAAAACAAACGATTCACAATCCCAGACCTCACAAAAAAACTAGAACAACAATCCAACCAAGAAATCAAACAAAACGATTTCTACCCAGTACCAAGCGTAATACCAATCTCCAAAGTCGTAGAAGCATTCACAGAAAAACCACAAGTCGAGTTCTCAAGCCACCCCCACTGCGGAGCCGCAACATACCTATTCATACACAACAACAAAATAACACCAATAAACCGGTTCGTAGACGTCAAAAAATTCTTCCAAACACTAAACAACCTAGCAAACGAAATAGAAACCGGCATACTATTCCGAATGTCAGACCACCTAGGAAACGGAAGAGCATCAAAAATGTCAGAAAACATAGGAAAAACAAAAGCAGTAACAAAAGCCCTACGCCGAATCAACAAAACAATCGACAAACAAAAACAACCCGAAGGCCTAAACTTCGGACAAAAAATCAAAAGAATATTCAAAGAACAAAACTACGACGCAGTAGGAGACTTCCACTGGGACACACTATTCATAGGAACAATGCACTTCCAAGACAACTACAACTACGACCTCCAGAGAACCAAAAGATGCGTCATACACTACGCAACCCCAGACGGACAAATAATACCATTCTGCGCATACAACAGCGGACCCACATACAGACAAAAAATAGAACAAAAACACAGCACACCCCTAAAAAAATGGAAAGAACAGAAAGGCGAAATAGAAAAATATCAGGAGGAAAAACCAGAATGTTCCCAAATGAAAAACTAA
- a CDS encoding DUF502 domain-containing protein, with the protein MGVWERFKGYFVTGVLAVVPLAVTVFVFWWIFVTLDRILRPTFEMFLGEYVVGMSLFFTFLIIIFVGLLIRELVGYQVLHYLDSVIEKVPFGRELYGGLKQITLAMFSRDDFENVVLLEYPRKGLYTIGLITGTELDEIQEMTSEDVISVYVPTSPNPTSGYMLFVPKKELLILDMEVDEAIRLIISGGFVPPEEAKNKLQKQK; encoded by the coding sequence GTGGGTGTTTGGGAGCGTTTTAAAGGTTATTTTGTGACTGGTGTTTTGGCGGTTGTTCCGTTAGCTGTGACTGTTTTTGTTTTTTGGTGGATTTTTGTTACTTTGGATAGGATTTTGCGTCCTACTTTTGAGATGTTTTTGGGTGAGTATGTTGTTGGTATGAGTTTGTTTTTTACTTTTTTGATTATTATTTTTGTAGGTTTGTTGATTCGTGAGTTGGTTGGGTATCAGGTATTGCATTATCTGGATAGTGTTATTGAGAAGGTTCCTTTTGGCCGGGAGTTGTATGGTGGTTTGAAGCAGATTACTTTGGCTATGTTTTCAAGGGATGATTTTGAAAACGTTGTTCTATTGGAATATCCAAGAAAAGGTTTATACACGATAGGATTGATTACCGGCACCGAGCTAGATGAAATACAAGAAATGACAAGTGAAGATGTCATAAGCGTCTACGTACCAACCTCCCCAAACCCCACCTCAGGATACATGTTATTCGTACCAAAAAAAGAACTACTAATCCTAGATATGGAGGTAGATGAAGCAATCCGACTTATAATATCCGGAGGATTCGTCCCACCAGAAGAAGCAAAAAACAAACTCCAAAAACAAAAATAA
- the mtaA gene encoding methylcobamide:CoM methyltransferase MtaA: MDIKQNLMDALSGEDVETTPVASVTQTGTEDLMERSGAAWPEAHSDPQKMFDLAYAAHELGGLEAVRLQYCLTVQAEALGAEVDMGSHGQQPSIEGHPFEESPEEFELPDDYLERGRIPNVIEAVEIAKEEVGDDVAIIVGFAGPTTLAAHLTSTETFMKWFLTNPEKVDHILGPATQATIEYGNALIDAGADILSVCDPVASPELLSPNMFEDKLAATLEDFANETTSVNVLHICGNSTAIIDQMAATGFDAISIEEKVDVQEAKNMANGTAIVGTVSTANTMLRGKPDEVKAEAKENLDAGIDVLAPSCGIAPGTPLEAIKALVDARNEYY, encoded by the coding sequence ATGGATATAAAACAAAATTTAATGGACGCTTTGAGTGGGGAAGATGTAGAAACAACACCTGTAGCTTCGGTAACACAGACCGGTACAGAAGATTTAATGGAGAGATCCGGTGCTGCATGGCCTGAAGCCCACAGTGACCCCCAAAAAATGTTTGACCTGGCATACGCTGCACACGAACTAGGTGGTCTGGAAGCTGTCAGACTCCAATACTGTCTAACAGTTCAAGCAGAAGCACTTGGTGCAGAAGTAGACATGGGTAGCCATGGACAACAACCAAGCATAGAAGGACATCCCTTCGAAGAAAGTCCAGAAGAGTTTGAACTACCAGATGACTATTTAGAGAGAGGCCGAATCCCAAACGTAATTGAAGCAGTAGAAATAGCAAAAGAAGAAGTAGGAGACGACGTAGCAATAATAGTTGGTTTCGCCGGACCTACAACACTCGCAGCACACCTAACAAGCACAGAAACATTCATGAAATGGTTCCTAACCAACCCAGAAAAAGTAGACCACATACTCGGACCAGCAACACAAGCAACAATCGAATACGGAAACGCATTAATAGACGCAGGAGCCGACATACTAAGCGTCTGCGACCCAGTAGCATCACCAGAACTACTCAGCCCAAACATGTTTGAAGACAAACTAGCAGCAACACTCGAAGACTTCGCAAACGAAACAACCAGCGTAAACGTACTCCACATCTGCGGAAACTCAACCGCAATAATCGACCAGATGGCAGCAACAGGATTCGACGCAATAAGCATAGAAGAAAAAGTCGACGTACAAGAAGCCAAAAACATGGCAAACGGAACAGCAATCGTCGGAACAGTCTCAACAGCAAACACAATGCTAAGAGGAAAACCAGACGAAGTCAAAGCAGAAGCAAAAGAAAACCTCGACGCAGGAATCGACGTACTCGCACCAAGCTGCGGAATAGCACCAGGAACACCACTCGAAGCAATAAAAGCACTAGTCGACGCAAGAAACGAATACTACTAA
- a CDS encoding LSM domain-containing protein produces the protein MFPNEKLKELINNKIRVEMKEQNLLLEGRLKAADDYMNIHLEDTKEIIDGKEKRALGSVILRGNNIIYLEKIN, from the coding sequence ATGTTCCCAAATGAAAAACTAAAAGAACTAATAAACAACAAAATCCGAGTAGAAATGAAAGAGCAAAACCTACTATTAGAAGGCAGGTTAAAAGCAGCCGACGACTACATGAACATACACCTAGAAGACACAAAAGAAATCATAGACGGAAAAGAAAAACGAGCACTAGGATCGGTAATACTCAGAGGAAACAACATAATATACCTAGAAAAAATCAACTAA